A genome region from Natronobeatus ordinarius includes the following:
- a CDS encoding iron-containing alcohol dehydrogenase, translating to MTAPFSFTFTHGPELVSGLDRSRTLATQLDALGVERPMLVTDETLVEVGVLEPAIESLEGAGRPYALFDEVEPNPRSVTVERGAERAVDEGVDGIVAVGGGSSIDAGKAIAVLAPNGGEWADYGGTPDVDRSSLPTVCVPTTVGTGSEVTPGTVITDAERDVKVTTRSPELFADVALLDPALCESLPPRVTAATGMDSLTQAIEAYLNPEANPITDALALEAVRLLGRSLRPAVAGTDLEALAELQVATAMEGIAFHNAGLGLVHGLSEPVSGAFHTGHGITNAVLLPVVLEFNLIACPDRYARLAEAMGVRTEGLSTREAAGAFVDAVRELADDVDIPAGLEELGVDRDALPELADEAVDHGNSLENPRVASRAQLLELYERAFVDESRQSTKNAL from the coding sequence ATGACCGCACCGTTCAGCTTCACCTTCACGCACGGCCCCGAACTCGTCTCGGGGCTGGATCGCTCGAGAACGCTCGCGACCCAGCTCGACGCACTCGGCGTCGAGCGACCGATGCTCGTCACGGACGAGACGCTCGTCGAGGTCGGGGTGCTCGAGCCGGCGATCGAGAGCCTCGAGGGGGCCGGACGTCCGTACGCGCTCTTCGACGAGGTCGAGCCGAACCCCCGGAGTGTCACGGTCGAACGGGGGGCCGAACGCGCCGTCGACGAGGGCGTCGACGGGATCGTCGCCGTCGGCGGCGGGAGTTCGATCGACGCCGGCAAGGCCATCGCCGTACTCGCGCCCAACGGCGGCGAGTGGGCCGACTACGGCGGGACGCCAGACGTCGACCGCTCGAGCCTGCCGACGGTTTGCGTGCCGACCACGGTCGGGACCGGGAGCGAGGTGACGCCCGGCACCGTCATCACCGACGCCGAGCGCGACGTGAAAGTGACGACGCGCTCACCGGAGCTGTTCGCCGACGTGGCCCTGCTCGATCCGGCGCTCTGTGAGTCGCTCCCGCCGCGGGTCACGGCGGCGACGGGAATGGACTCGCTCACGCAGGCGATCGAGGCCTACCTCAACCCCGAGGCGAACCCGATCACCGACGCGCTGGCGCTCGAGGCCGTCCGCCTGCTCGGGCGGTCGCTACGTCCCGCGGTCGCGGGAACCGATCTCGAGGCGCTCGCCGAGTTGCAGGTCGCGACGGCGATGGAAGGAATCGCCTTTCACAACGCGGGGCTCGGGCTCGTTCACGGGCTGTCCGAACCCGTCAGCGGCGCGTTCCACACCGGCCACGGAATCACGAACGCCGTCTTGCTCCCCGTCGTGCTCGAGTTCAACCTGATCGCCTGTCCAGACCGCTACGCCCGGCTGGCCGAGGCGATGGGCGTCCGAACGGAGGGGCTGTCGACCCGCGAGGCGGCCGGCGCGTTCGTCGATGCGGTTCGGGAACTCGCGGACGACGTCGACATTCCGGCGGGGCTCGAGGAACTCGGTGTCGACCGGGACGCGCTGCCGGAACTCGCAGACGAGGCCGTCGACCACGGCAACAGCCTGGAGAACCCGCGGGTGGCCTCGAGAGCGCAGCTCCTCGAGCTGTACGAACGTGCGTTCGTCGACGAATCCCGTCAGAGCACGAAGAACGCGCTGTAA
- a CDS encoding cytochrome c biogenesis protein CcdA → MLDAALATALAFALFAGLATFFSPCAFPLLPGYVAFYVSQTEGEEASLGGAISRGLVAGAGVLATFAVLMGLTFWIGHRVLEGVTAFEALVGLVLVVFGILVVADRIPSFSVALPKRRSSVLGFGIFGAGYALAAAGCAAPFFVGVVVNAVSLEPAGAALVIGTYAGAVTLLMVSVTVATGMGLLAGAGQLAPHMGTIKRIAGVVMILAGLGQLYLVVFDYSAFFVL, encoded by the coding sequence ATGCTCGACGCAGCTCTCGCAACGGCGCTCGCGTTCGCCCTCTTCGCCGGACTGGCGACGTTTTTCTCCCCCTGTGCGTTTCCGCTGTTGCCCGGCTACGTGGCCTTCTACGTGAGCCAGACCGAGGGAGAAGAGGCCTCACTCGGCGGTGCGATCAGCCGCGGACTCGTCGCGGGGGCCGGTGTTCTGGCGACCTTCGCCGTCCTGATGGGACTGACGTTCTGGATCGGGCACCGGGTGCTCGAGGGCGTCACGGCCTTCGAAGCACTCGTCGGCCTCGTGCTGGTCGTCTTCGGGATCCTCGTCGTCGCCGATCGAATCCCCTCGTTCTCGGTGGCGTTACCGAAGCGTCGCTCGAGCGTCCTCGGGTTCGGGATATTCGGCGCGGGCTACGCGCTCGCGGCGGCCGGCTGTGCCGCGCCGTTTTTCGTCGGCGTCGTCGTCAACGCGGTTTCGCTCGAGCCGGCCGGCGCTGCCCTCGTCATCGGAACGTACGCGGGCGCCGTCACGCTGTTGATGGTCTCGGTGACCGTCGCCACGGGAATGGGGCTGCTCGCGGGCGCAGGACAGCTCGCGCCTCACATGGGGACGATCAAACGGATCGCCGGCGTCGTGATGATCCTCGCCGGGCTCGGCCAGCTCTACCTCGTGGTCTTCGATTACAGCGCGTTCTTCGTGCTCTGA
- a CDS encoding TlpA family protein disulfide reductase, whose amino-acid sequence MRRRDVLAGVGSLGVLAGAGVLASRGLPSSGTDGGSEPAAHRQDGEDGGPEPPFTVETIDAPGSEAGTVTVPGENDVMAVMFFMPTCGICQDMMSVHGRVRNAVDDDRVTFLGALHPNYSNTTDMTADELAGWWVEYDGNWPVGIAPSELVDYYDVFSHPITTVFDADGEQYLSAHGYLERDVIVEPIEEALAAVSDDDGQESGDADEPESDDEPATSDSSEDST is encoded by the coding sequence GTGAGACGCCGCGACGTCCTCGCGGGAGTCGGAAGCCTGGGCGTCCTCGCTGGCGCTGGCGTGCTCGCGAGTCGCGGCCTCCCGTCGTCCGGAACTGACGGCGGTTCCGAGCCAGCGGCCCACCGCCAGGACGGCGAAGACGGCGGTCCCGAACCCCCGTTCACGGTCGAGACGATCGACGCCCCGGGGAGCGAGGCCGGGACGGTGACCGTCCCTGGCGAGAACGACGTGATGGCCGTCATGTTCTTCATGCCGACCTGTGGCATCTGCCAGGACATGATGTCGGTCCACGGACGAGTGCGAAACGCCGTCGACGACGACCGCGTCACGTTTCTGGGGGCACTCCATCCGAACTACTCGAACACGACCGACATGACCGCCGACGAACTCGCCGGCTGGTGGGTCGAGTACGACGGGAACTGGCCCGTCGGTATCGCGCCCTCCGAACTCGTCGACTACTACGACGTCTTCTCACACCCCATCACGACGGTGTTCGACGCCGATGGCGAGCAGTACCTGAGCGCTCACGGCTACCTGGAACGTGACGTGATCGTCGAGCCCATCGAGGAGGCACTCGCGGCAGTCTCGGACGATGACGGGCAAGAATCCGGAGACGCCGACGAACCGGAATCCGACGACGAGCCGGCGACGAGCGACTCGAGCGAGGACTCGACGTAA
- a CDS encoding TlpA family protein disulfide reductase produces MRRRDVLAGLASAGVLAGAGVLLSRGPPTPAPNSESAASDDEEETNGVTRPPFEIETIDAPGSEAGTLTVPQPETVMVIDFFQTTCATCAREMETLGAARAAVGDDVVFLSMLAYGRVGTPEAVREWWIDNDGDWPVGIQEGDELQEYYGVFRYPTTIVIDGAGRKHWDNFSEKTVDELLEAVDAAREAQAANTERTDE; encoded by the coding sequence GTGAGACGCCGCGACGTCCTCGCGGGGCTCGCGAGCGCTGGCGTGCTCGCCGGCGCCGGCGTACTCCTGAGCCGGGGACCACCCACACCGGCGCCAAATTCGGAGTCGGCGGCGAGCGACGACGAAGAAGAGACGAACGGCGTGACGCGACCGCCGTTCGAGATCGAGACGATCGACGCCCCGGGAAGCGAGGCCGGCACGCTCACCGTCCCCCAGCCGGAGACGGTGATGGTCATCGACTTCTTCCAGACGACGTGTGCAACCTGTGCGCGAGAGATGGAGACCCTCGGTGCGGCCAGAGCGGCCGTCGGCGACGACGTCGTCTTCCTGTCGATGCTCGCCTACGGTCGGGTCGGGACGCCGGAGGCGGTCCGCGAGTGGTGGATCGACAACGACGGCGACTGGCCCGTCGGGATCCAGGAGGGCGACGAACTCCAGGAGTACTACGGCGTCTTCCGGTACCCGACGACGATCGTGATCGACGGCGCCGGCCGCAAACACTGGGACAACTTCAGCGAGAAGACCGTCGACGAACTCCTCGAGGCGGTCGACGCCGCCCGCGAGGCCCAGGCCGCCAACACAGAACGCACGGACGAGTGA
- a CDS encoding class I SAM-dependent methyltransferase, which translates to MTDDRTRWNEKHRDDEFELPNRPTPELERWLEALPPGRALDVATGTGRNACFLAEAGYDVDAVDVADEALEIARERADERGVEVNWIRADLAEFDLEAEYDVITVSYFAALDLLPELKEALAPGGVLVYEHHLRAAEEIEIGPSSDRYRYRANDLLRACLDLTVLHYEERLRTVTDGTAAVATLVARNTHGGTQSYPALPDPEPNG; encoded by the coding sequence GTGACCGACGACCGAACGCGGTGGAACGAGAAACACCGCGACGACGAGTTCGAACTGCCGAACCGGCCGACCCCGGAACTCGAGCGCTGGCTCGAGGCACTCCCGCCAGGGCGGGCACTCGACGTGGCGACCGGGACCGGGCGAAACGCGTGCTTTCTCGCCGAAGCGGGCTACGACGTCGACGCGGTGGACGTCGCAGACGAGGCGCTCGAGATCGCCCGCGAGCGGGCCGACGAGCGTGGCGTCGAGGTGAACTGGATCCGGGCCGACCTCGCCGAATTCGACCTCGAGGCCGAGTACGACGTGATCACGGTGAGCTACTTCGCCGCGCTCGACCTCCTGCCGGAGCTGAAAGAGGCGCTCGCGCCGGGCGGCGTGCTGGTGTACGAACATCACCTGCGCGCGGCCGAGGAGATCGAGATCGGTCCCTCGAGTGACCGCTACCGCTATCGGGCGAACGATCTCCTCCGGGCGTGTCTCGACCTGACGGTCCTCCACTACGAGGAACGGCTCCGGACGGTGACCGACGGCACCGCGGCGGTGGCGACGCTCGTCGCACGAAACACACACGGGGGGACCCAGTCGTACCCTGCACTCCCCGACCCAGAGCCGAACGGTTAA